In a single window of the Methylococcus sp. Mc7 genome:
- a CDS encoding glycosyltransferase family 4 protein: MPQPHLLFVVTEDWFFCLHRLSLAVAAKRAGFEVSVATRVAEHGQVIESAGLRLIPLRLSRRGRNPLTEARLVADLARLYRRERPDIVHHVAMKPVIYGSLAARLTGRRAVVNALTGLGFLFTSDRLSARLLRPLVETAFRGLLNAPICRTIVENPDDLRQLTDEGVVEPGRIRLIRGSGVDLAKFSPSPEPEGPPLVVLPARMLWDKGIGEFVEAARRLRAEGVQARFALVGQRDAENPSAIAEAQLREWERSGVVEYWGFRSDMPQVLAQCHIVCLPSYREGLPVSLLEAAACTRAIVTTDVPGCREAVRHEENGLLVPRGDPAALAAALSRLIADPALRRAMGARGRTRAEEEFSLDGVVAQTLSLYREMLAR; encoded by the coding sequence ATGCCCCAGCCGCACCTCCTGTTCGTCGTTACCGAGGACTGGTTCTTCTGCCTCCATCGGCTGTCGCTGGCGGTCGCGGCCAAACGGGCCGGCTTCGAGGTGAGCGTCGCTACCCGCGTCGCCGAGCACGGGCAGGTCATCGAATCCGCCGGACTGCGTCTGATTCCGCTGCGGTTGTCGCGGCGCGGCAGGAATCCTCTGACCGAAGCCCGGCTGGTCGCCGACCTGGCGAGGCTGTACCGCCGCGAACGCCCGGACATCGTCCACCACGTCGCCATGAAGCCGGTGATCTACGGCTCGCTCGCCGCCCGCCTGACGGGCCGGCGCGCCGTGGTCAATGCGCTGACCGGCCTCGGCTTCCTGTTCACTTCGGACCGTCTGAGCGCGAGGCTCCTGCGGCCGCTGGTAGAGACCGCCTTCCGGGGCCTGCTGAATGCACCGATCTGCCGGACCATCGTGGAAAATCCCGATGACCTGCGCCAGCTCACCGACGAAGGCGTGGTCGAACCCGGACGTATCCGGCTGATCCGCGGCTCGGGCGTGGACTTGGCGAAATTCTCGCCGAGCCCGGAGCCGGAAGGCCCGCCGCTCGTGGTGCTGCCGGCCCGGATGCTGTGGGACAAGGGCATCGGCGAATTCGTGGAAGCCGCCCGACGGTTGCGCGCGGAAGGGGTCCAGGCCCGTTTCGCCCTGGTGGGTCAGCGCGACGCCGAAAACCCTTCGGCCATAGCCGAGGCGCAGTTGCGGGAGTGGGAACGTTCGGGCGTGGTCGAGTATTGGGGCTTCCGGAGCGACATGCCGCAAGTGCTCGCGCAGTGCCACATCGTCTGCCTGCCGTCCTACCGGGAGGGGCTGCCGGTGTCCCTGCTCGAAGCCGCCGCCTGCACCCGGGCCATCGTCACGACCGACGTGCCGGGCTGCCGCGAGGCGGTCCGCCATGAGGAGAACGGGCTGCTGGTTCCGCGCGGCGATCCGGCGGCTCTCGCCGCCGCCCTGAGCCGCCTGATCGCCGATCCGGCACTGCGCCGGGCGATGGGCGCACGCGGCAGGACCCGGGCAGAAGAAGAATTTTCACTGGACGGCGTCGTGGCCCAGACGCTGTCCCTGTACCGCGAGATGCTGGCCCGATGA
- a CDS encoding SDR family oxidoreductase — protein MKILVTGANGFVGRHLVTVLVERGHRVTAAVRRDDAALPAGIAEIRVVGDIGPDTDWTGALDGIDAVVHLAARVHVMRETAPAPLSRFRQVNVLGTKCLARAAARTGVGHFVYLSSVKVHGETSPEGTPFTEAMTPAPEDAYGLSKWEAEQALAGIAAETGLGVTVFRPPLVYGPGVRANFARLVEAVRRGVPLPFGAVQNRRSLVYVGNLADAIATSLSRAEAIGQTFLVSDGTALSTAELVRSIAQALQRKPRLPAIPPALLRLAGALTGKRAEIGRLLGDLAVDDSLLRSRLGWHPRYGLEEGLAATVPETAGRSRRMHRI, from the coding sequence ATGAAAATTCTGGTCACCGGCGCCAACGGCTTCGTCGGCCGCCACCTCGTCACGGTGCTCGTCGAACGCGGGCATCGAGTCACTGCCGCCGTCAGGCGTGACGACGCTGCGCTGCCGGCGGGAATCGCCGAAATCCGGGTCGTCGGCGACATCGGGCCGGACACCGATTGGACCGGCGCGCTCGACGGCATCGACGCGGTGGTCCATCTCGCCGCCAGAGTCCATGTGATGCGCGAGACCGCCCCCGCCCCCTTGAGCCGATTCCGCCAAGTCAACGTGCTCGGCACGAAATGCCTCGCCCGGGCCGCGGCGCGCACCGGCGTCGGACATTTCGTCTATCTGAGTTCGGTCAAGGTCCACGGCGAAACCAGCCCGGAAGGCACCCCCTTCACCGAAGCCATGACACCGGCGCCGGAAGACGCTTATGGATTGTCGAAATGGGAGGCCGAACAGGCGCTCGCCGGGATCGCGGCCGAAACCGGGTTGGGCGTGACCGTATTCCGGCCGCCGCTGGTTTACGGCCCCGGCGTCCGGGCCAATTTCGCGCGGCTGGTCGAAGCCGTGCGGCGGGGGGTCCCGCTGCCCTTCGGCGCGGTGCAGAACCGCCGCAGCCTGGTCTACGTCGGCAACCTGGCCGACGCCATCGCCACCAGCCTGTCGAGGGCCGAGGCCATCGGCCAGACCTTCCTGGTCAGCGACGGCACGGCCCTCTCCACGGCGGAACTGGTCCGGAGCATCGCACAAGCCCTGCAACGCAAGCCCAGACTGCCGGCCATTCCGCCGGCGCTGCTGCGGCTCGCCGGCGCCTTGACGGGGAAGCGCGCCGAAATCGGCCGTCTGCTGGGCGATCTCGCCGTCGACGACTCCCTTCTGCGCAGCCGCCTCGGCTGGCACCCGCGCTACGGCCTGGAGGAAGGGCTCGCGGCGACGGTTCCGGAAACGGCCGGACGCTCCCGCCGAATGCATCGGATATAA
- a CDS encoding heavy-metal-associated domain-containing protein, which yields MATIQLQVTGMKCGGCENTVTKTVTALDGVTSVTASHKENRVDVEYDPARIDPEAIRKAIAGQGYTVA from the coding sequence ATGGCTACCATCCAGCTTCAAGTTACGGGCATGAAATGCGGCGGCTGCGAAAACACCGTCACCAAGACCGTCACCGCGCTCGACGGCGTCACCTCGGTCACGGCCTCGCACAAGGAAAACCGTGTCGATGTCGAATACGATCCGGCGCGGATCGATCCGGAAGCCATCCGCAAAGCGATTGCCGGCCAGGGGTACACGGTCGCCTGA
- a CDS encoding malate dehydrogenase, which yields MKTPVHVAVTGAAGQIAYSLLFRIAAGDLFGPHQPVVLKLLDVPSAERVLEGVGMELDDCALPLLHGIGVSSDPSEVFDGAEAVFMLGATPRGPGMERRDLLQVNADIFSAQGRALNESASRRVRVLVVGNPANTNALIAQRNAPDLAPECFSAMTRLDHNRATGLLARHCGCNVAEISRITIWGNHSPSQYPDLHHALVKGKPALDQVDPVWYVDEFIPTVQQRGASVIAIRGKSSAASAANAALDHMRSWFVGTPKDDWVSMTVASDGSYGIAEGLMFSFPVAVENGHFRIVQDLPLNAFSRERLRLTEAELLDERAMVSHLV from the coding sequence ATGAAAACGCCGGTGCACGTCGCGGTCACGGGAGCCGCGGGGCAAATCGCATATTCCCTGCTGTTCCGGATCGCCGCGGGCGATCTGTTCGGACCGCACCAGCCGGTGGTTCTCAAGCTGCTCGACGTTCCCTCGGCCGAGCGCGTGCTGGAGGGCGTGGGCATGGAGCTGGACGACTGCGCGTTGCCCCTCCTTCATGGGATCGGGGTGTCCAGCGATCCAAGCGAGGTCTTCGACGGCGCCGAGGCCGTCTTCATGCTCGGCGCCACGCCTCGCGGTCCCGGCATGGAAAGGCGGGACCTGCTGCAGGTGAATGCGGACATCTTTTCGGCCCAGGGGAGGGCGCTGAACGAATCGGCCAGCCGCAGAGTGCGGGTTCTGGTCGTGGGCAATCCGGCCAATACCAATGCCCTGATCGCCCAGCGCAATGCGCCGGACCTCGCTCCGGAATGTTTCTCCGCCATGACCCGGCTCGACCACAACCGCGCCACCGGCCTGCTGGCCCGGCATTGCGGCTGCAACGTCGCGGAAATCTCCCGGATCACCATCTGGGGAAACCACTCGCCCAGCCAGTATCCCGACCTTCATCATGCCCTGGTCAAGGGCAAACCGGCGCTGGACCAGGTGGACCCGGTCTGGTATGTCGACGAATTCATCCCCACGGTGCAGCAGCGGGGCGCCTCGGTCATCGCGATCCGGGGGAAGTCCAGCGCGGCATCGGCGGCCAACGCGGCGCTGGACCACATGCGGAGCTGGTTTGTGGGGACGCCGAAGGACGACTGGGTCAGCATGACCGTCGCCAGCGACGGCAGCTACGGGATTGCCGAAGGCCTGATGTTCTCGTTCCCGGTCGCCGTCGAAAACGGCCATTTCCGGATCGTGCAGGACCTGCCGCTCAACGCCTTCAGCCGCGAACGGCTGCGCCTCACCGAAGCGGAGCTTCTGGACGAGCGTGCCATGGTGAGCCACCTCGTCTGA
- a CDS encoding ATP-binding cassette domain-containing protein translates to MPLVRLSEIGIAFGVKPLLESASFQVDPGERIGIIGRNGEGKSTLLKVLAGQMMPDSGEVWHQPSLRIGFLEQMPALPASATIYDAVSDGLGEIGRQIGEYHHLSERIADGDTSCLDRLGALQQALEAADGWSLQQRVELVLNRLDLPADKPVEGLSGGWQRRVALARALVIEPDLLLLDEPTNHLDLETIVWLEQQLLQFSGAVVLITHDRAFLQRVATRIVDLDRGKLTSWPGDYRDYLVKKAAALEEEEKRNAEFDRKLAIEEAWIRQGIKARRTRNEGRVRALKRMRSERAERRSRQGVAKLELEQAERTGKLVFEAEHLSVAFGGAPVVKNFSALVLRGDRVGLIGPNGAGKSTLLRLLLGELRPDSGRLKTGTHLKVAYFDQLRAQLDPDQTIVEAVGDGKEWINLNGQQIHVMSYLGNFLFSPERARTPVRSLSGGEKNRVLLARLFSQPCNVLVLDEPTNDLDLETLELLEELLGEFDGTVLLVSHDRAFVDNVVTSVWVFEGDGVIAEYVGGYSDWLAQRPASVERTPAAQPAAAKPLAPKPAASRARLSYKEQRELEGLPAAIETWESRQAELNVLVNDPDFYRRDAGEVKRALDELEALQASLEEGYRRWEELEARVAETS, encoded by the coding sequence ATGCCTCTCGTTCGACTCTCGGAAATCGGTATCGCCTTCGGCGTCAAGCCCTTGCTGGAATCCGCCAGCTTTCAGGTCGATCCGGGCGAGCGGATCGGCATCATCGGTCGCAACGGCGAAGGCAAGTCGACCCTGCTGAAAGTCCTGGCGGGGCAGATGATGCCCGACAGCGGCGAGGTCTGGCATCAGCCAAGCCTGCGCATCGGGTTCCTCGAGCAGATGCCGGCGCTGCCGGCGTCGGCGACGATCTACGATGCCGTGTCCGATGGACTGGGCGAGATCGGCCGGCAGATCGGCGAATACCACCACTTGTCCGAGCGGATCGCGGACGGTGACACCTCCTGTCTGGACCGGCTCGGCGCCTTGCAGCAAGCGCTGGAGGCGGCCGATGGCTGGAGCCTGCAGCAGCGGGTGGAGCTGGTGCTGAACCGTCTCGACCTGCCGGCCGACAAACCGGTCGAGGGACTTTCCGGCGGCTGGCAGCGCCGGGTCGCGCTGGCCCGCGCCCTCGTGATCGAGCCGGATCTGCTGCTGCTGGACGAGCCCACCAACCACCTCGACCTCGAAACCATCGTCTGGCTGGAGCAGCAACTGCTTCAGTTCTCCGGTGCCGTCGTGCTGATCACCCACGACCGCGCCTTCCTGCAGCGGGTCGCCACCCGCATCGTCGACCTGGACCGCGGCAAGCTGACCTCCTGGCCCGGCGATTACCGGGACTACCTGGTGAAGAAGGCGGCGGCGCTGGAGGAAGAGGAGAAGCGCAACGCCGAATTCGACCGCAAGCTGGCGATCGAGGAAGCCTGGATCCGCCAGGGCATCAAGGCGAGGCGGACCCGCAACGAGGGGCGGGTGCGGGCGCTGAAGCGGATGCGCAGCGAGCGCGCCGAGCGCAGGTCGCGGCAGGGCGTCGCCAAGCTGGAGCTGGAGCAGGCCGAGCGCACCGGCAAGCTGGTGTTCGAGGCCGAACACCTGTCCGTCGCCTTCGGCGGTGCGCCGGTGGTCAAGAATTTCTCCGCCCTGGTGCTGCGCGGCGACCGGGTCGGCCTGATCGGGCCGAACGGTGCCGGCAAGTCCACCCTGCTGCGGCTGCTGCTCGGCGAACTGCGGCCCGATTCCGGACGACTCAAGACCGGCACCCATCTCAAAGTCGCCTATTTCGACCAGTTGCGCGCGCAGCTCGATCCCGATCAGACCATCGTCGAGGCGGTGGGGGACGGCAAGGAGTGGATCAACCTGAACGGGCAGCAGATCCACGTCATGTCCTACCTCGGCAATTTCCTGTTTTCCCCGGAACGCGCCCGCACGCCGGTGCGCAGCCTGTCCGGCGGGGAGAAGAACCGGGTGCTGCTGGCGCGCCTGTTCAGCCAGCCCTGCAACGTGCTGGTGCTGGACGAGCCCACCAACGACCTCGACCTGGAGACCCTGGAACTGCTGGAGGAATTGCTGGGCGAATTCGACGGCACGGTGCTCCTCGTCAGCCACGACCGGGCTTTCGTCGACAACGTGGTGACCAGCGTGTGGGTGTTCGAAGGCGATGGCGTCATCGCCGAATACGTCGGGGGTTATTCCGACTGGCTGGCCCAGCGGCCCGCCTCCGTCGAGCGGACCCCGGCAGCGCAGCCGGCTGCGGCCAAACCGCTCGCGCCGAAGCCGGCGGCTTCACGCGCCAGGCTCAGCTACAAGGAGCAGCGGGAACTGGAAGGTCTCCCGGCGGCGATCGAAACCTGGGAAAGCCGCCAGGCCGAACTGAATGTCCTGGTGAACGACCCGGATTTCTATCGCCGCGACGCCGGGGAAGTCAAACGGGCCCTGGACGAGCTGGAAGCCCTGCAGGCCTCTCTGGAGGAAGGTTACCGGCGCTGGGAGGAGCTGGAGGCGCGGGTGGCGGAGACGTCGTGA
- a CDS encoding MEKHLA domain-containing protein, producing MPLPRPSEDNEFLAAHIAVLRRSFRHFTGRDLVPARMTDPEAARHLFRAPLALLSHDTTPDPVFNYANETAMGLFGMSWEVITALPSRLSAEAGNQEAREALLAKVETQGYVDGYSGVRISRQGRRFRIQDAVVWNLLDDLGAPAGQAAVFEHWQWL from the coding sequence ATGCCCCTCCCCCGCCCCAGCGAAGACAACGAATTTCTCGCCGCCCACATCGCCGTGCTGCGCCGCAGCTTCCGCCACTTCACCGGCCGTGATCTGGTGCCCGCGCGCATGACCGATCCGGAGGCCGCCCGCCACCTCTTCCGGGCCCCGCTGGCGCTGCTTTCGCACGACACCACGCCCGATCCCGTCTTCAACTACGCCAACGAGACGGCGATGGGGCTGTTCGGCATGAGCTGGGAGGTCATCACCGCCCTGCCCTCCCGCCTCTCGGCCGAGGCCGGCAACCAGGAAGCGAGGGAGGCGCTATTGGCAAAAGTGGAGACCCAGGGTTATGTCGACGGCTATTCCGGCGTCCGGATCAGCCGCCAGGGGCGCCGGTTCCGTATCCAAGACGCCGTGGTATGGAACCTGCTCGACGACCTCGGCGCCCCCGCCGGACAAGCGGCGGTGTTCGAGCACTGGCAGTGGCTTTGA
- a CDS encoding alpha-D-glucose phosphate-specific phosphoglucomutase yields MSVEIRNTTPYADQKPGTSGLRKKVKVFLQENYLENFVQSVFDTVEAAAGATLVVGGDGRYFNRQAIQVILRMAAANGVGRVLVGQGGLLSTPAASCVIRKHKALGGFVLSASHNPGGPEEDFGIKFNVANGGPAPESFTNRVYERSRVIDAYRTLATPDLDIDTLGHSRIGEMDIEVIDPVADYAELMEHLFDFGLIRSGFRSGALTLCFDAMHAITGPYAKRILEGTLSAAPGSVVNAVPLEDFGGGHPDPNLVHAHELAAVMYSGQPPTLGAASDGDGDRNMIMGANCFVTPSDSLAILAANAHLVPGYKDGLRGVARSMPTGRAVDRVAAAMGIECYETPTGWKFFGNLLDARRITLCGEESFGTGSDHVREKDGLWAVLFWLNLVALRKQSVAAIVADHWRRFGRDYYSRHDYEGIEVPVAEGIMGRLQDLLAELPGRSFGDYRVALADDFRYVDPVDGSVSEHQGIRIGFENSSRIVFRLSGTGTEGATLRVYMERYERDPNLHDLPTQEALADLIAIAEELCQVKKRTGMAQPSVIT; encoded by the coding sequence ATGTCAGTGGAAATTCGCAATACGACGCCCTACGCGGACCAGAAGCCGGGCACCTCGGGTCTGCGCAAGAAAGTGAAGGTTTTTCTCCAGGAGAACTATCTGGAAAACTTCGTCCAGTCGGTGTTCGACACCGTCGAAGCGGCGGCCGGCGCCACCCTGGTGGTGGGGGGCGATGGCCGCTATTTCAACCGCCAGGCGATCCAGGTCATCCTGCGCATGGCCGCCGCCAACGGCGTGGGACGGGTGCTGGTGGGGCAGGGCGGGCTGCTGTCGACGCCAGCGGCTTCCTGCGTGATCCGCAAGCACAAGGCGCTGGGCGGCTTCGTGCTGTCGGCCAGCCACAACCCCGGCGGTCCGGAGGAGGACTTCGGTATCAAGTTCAACGTCGCCAACGGAGGTCCCGCCCCGGAGAGCTTCACCAACCGGGTGTACGAGCGCAGCCGGGTCATCGACGCCTACCGCACCCTCGCCACCCCCGATCTGGACATCGACACCCTGGGCCATTCCCGGATCGGTGAAATGGACATCGAGGTCATCGATCCCGTGGCCGATTATGCCGAGCTGATGGAGCACCTGTTCGATTTCGGGCTGATTCGCTCGGGTTTCCGTTCGGGTGCGTTGACTCTGTGCTTCGATGCGATGCATGCGATCACCGGGCCCTATGCAAAGCGCATTCTGGAAGGAACGCTGAGCGCGGCGCCGGGTTCGGTGGTCAATGCCGTGCCGCTGGAGGATTTCGGCGGCGGCCATCCCGATCCGAACCTGGTGCACGCCCATGAGCTGGCGGCGGTGATGTACAGCGGCCAGCCGCCGACCCTGGGCGCGGCTTCCGACGGCGACGGCGACCGTAACATGATCATGGGCGCCAACTGTTTCGTCACCCCCAGCGACAGCCTGGCGATCCTCGCCGCCAACGCCCATCTGGTGCCGGGCTACAAGGACGGATTGCGCGGCGTGGCGCGCTCCATGCCCACCGGCCGCGCGGTCGACCGGGTGGCGGCGGCGATGGGGATCGAATGCTACGAGACGCCGACCGGCTGGAAGTTCTTCGGCAACCTGCTCGATGCCCGCAGGATCACGCTGTGCGGCGAGGAGAGCTTCGGCACCGGTTCCGACCACGTGCGGGAGAAGGACGGCCTGTGGGCCGTACTGTTCTGGCTGAATCTGGTCGCCCTGCGCAAGCAGTCGGTGGCCGCCATCGTGGCCGACCACTGGCGCCGGTTCGGGCGCGATTATTATTCGCGGCATGACTATGAAGGCATCGAGGTGCCCGTGGCCGAGGGGATCATGGGGCGTCTGCAGGATTTGCTGGCCGAGCTGCCCGGCCGGAGCTTCGGCGACTACCGGGTGGCGCTGGCCGACGACTTCCGCTACGTCGACCCGGTCGACGGCAGCGTCAGCGAGCACCAGGGCATCCGGATCGGGTTCGAGAACTCGTCCCGGATCGTCTTCCGCCTGTCCGGCACCGGCACCGAGGGCGCGACCCTGCGCGTCTACATGGAGCGCTACGAGCGCGATCCGAACCTGCACGATCTGCCGACCCAGGAAGCGCTGGCGGACTTGATCGCGATCGCCGAGGAGCTGTGCCAGGTCAAAAAGCGCACGGGAATGGCCCAGCCCAGCGTCATTACCTGA
- a CDS encoding murein L,D-transpeptidase family protein, translating to MLFLLVSLAATAAQGGNSDPWLLVETKPHVLKVMQGDTPLEVFTKIAIGQHGAGVEKRRNDNKTPLGEYRIGWINENSKFHRFFGLTYPNPDIAKRGFIRGLIDEHLVRHILRAHLVEATPPQDTPLGGQIGIHGVGAGNREVHEMFDWTHGCVALTNEQIDQLTPWVRKGTLVVIR from the coding sequence ATGCTTTTCCTGTTAGTGTCATTGGCCGCGACCGCGGCGCAAGGCGGAAATTCGGACCCCTGGCTGCTGGTGGAGACCAAGCCCCACGTCCTGAAAGTGATGCAGGGCGACACGCCGCTGGAAGTGTTTACCAAGATCGCCATCGGACAGCACGGCGCCGGCGTCGAAAAGCGCCGCAACGACAACAAGACGCCGCTGGGCGAATACCGCATCGGCTGGATCAACGAAAACAGCAAGTTCCACCGCTTCTTCGGACTGACCTACCCGAATCCCGACATCGCCAAGCGCGGCTTCATCCGCGGCCTCATCGACGAACACTTGGTGCGCCACATCCTCCGCGCCCATCTGGTGGAAGCGACTCCGCCGCAGGATACGCCGCTGGGCGGGCAGATCGGCATACACGGTGTCGGCGCAGGCAACCGGGAGGTGCACGAGATGTTCGACTGGACCCACGGCTGCGTCGCCCTGACCAATGAACAGATCGACCAGCTTACCCCCTGGGTCAGGAAAGGAACCCTGGTAGTCATCCGCTGA
- a CDS encoding Lpp/OprI family alanine-zipper lipoprotein, giving the protein MMKATKFAVVLMAAGLTVGCASKSDITNLQTQIDGLKAEQASIKSTADEALSAAQAAESKAGAAEAAARRAAAAAEETNSKLDRMFKKSMMK; this is encoded by the coding sequence ATGATGAAAGCAACCAAGTTCGCAGTGGTTCTGATGGCCGCCGGTCTGACCGTCGGGTGCGCTTCGAAGTCTGACATCACCAACCTGCAGACCCAGATCGACGGTCTGAAGGCTGAGCAGGCTTCCATCAAGAGCACGGCTGACGAGGCTCTTTCCGCTGCTCAGGCAGCTGAATCCAAGGCCGGTGCCGCAGAAGCCGCTGCTCGCCGTGCTGCAGCCGCAGCTGAAGAAACCAACAGCAAGCTGGACCGCATGTTCAAGAAGTCGATGATGAAATAA
- the rsmA gene encoding 16S rRNA (adenine(1518)-N(6)/adenine(1519)-N(6))-dimethyltransferase RsmA, which produces MMHVPRKRFGQNFLRDPGVIREIVAAIGPGPSDRLVEIGPGEGVLTRELLQSGAYLDVIELDRDLVAALKQRFAGAERLRIHEGDALKFDLRTIARDARLRVVGNLPYNISTPLMFRLFDQLDAIEDMHFMLQKEVVDRLCAGPGDGNYGRLSVMAALYCEAQHLFDVGPECFYPRPKVVSAVVRLVPHAGPPDADRVKRVSAVVAAAFGQRRKTLRNALKGLLDETAMARAGIDPGARAEELSLDDYVGLSRQLSP; this is translated from the coding sequence ATGATGCACGTTCCGCGCAAGCGTTTCGGCCAGAACTTCCTGCGCGATCCCGGCGTGATCCGCGAGATCGTCGCCGCCATCGGCCCCGGTCCATCGGACCGGCTGGTGGAAATCGGCCCCGGCGAAGGGGTTTTGACCCGCGAGCTGCTGCAGTCCGGGGCGTATCTGGACGTGATCGAACTGGACCGCGATCTGGTCGCGGCGCTGAAACAGCGGTTTGCCGGTGCCGAGCGGCTGCGGATTCACGAAGGCGATGCCCTGAAGTTCGACCTTCGGACCATCGCCCGGGATGCAAGGCTCCGGGTCGTGGGCAATCTGCCCTACAACATCTCCACCCCGCTGATGTTCCGTTTGTTCGATCAGCTCGATGCGATCGAGGACATGCACTTCATGCTGCAGAAAGAGGTGGTGGATCGCCTCTGCGCGGGGCCCGGCGACGGAAACTACGGGCGGCTGAGCGTCATGGCCGCACTCTATTGCGAGGCGCAGCATTTGTTCGATGTGGGGCCGGAGTGCTTCTACCCGCGGCCCAAGGTGGTATCGGCGGTGGTGCGGCTGGTGCCGCACGCCGGGCCGCCCGACGCCGACCGGGTGAAGCGGGTGTCCGCGGTGGTCGCGGCGGCATTCGGCCAGCGCCGGAAGACGCTGCGGAACGCACTCAAAGGATTACTGGATGAAACCGCGATGGCCCGTGCCGGAATCGATCCCGGTGCGCGTGCCGAGGAATTGTCGCTGGACGACTATGTCGGCTTGAGCCGACAGTTGAGTCCGTAA
- the pdxA gene encoding 4-hydroxythreonine-4-phosphate dehydrogenase PdxA yields the protein MPPRLLLTSGEPAGIGPDLCVLLAGRPARCSITVLGDPGLLESRARLLGVPLELRPVVSGGAVPPHERGVLHVLPTRQRPGTAPGKLDPANAAYVLETISEGARACLAGRYDALVTAPVQKSVINDAGIAFTGHTEFIAEITGGWPVMMLATEGLRVALATTHLPLAEVSRAITVERLTRTLRVLHDDLVRRFGLPRPRILVCGLNPHAGEGGHLGGEEITVIEPVLARLRQEGMDLTGPLPADTLFLPRNLERADAVLAMYHDQGLPVLKYAGFGRAVNITLGLPIIRTSVDHGTALDLAGTGRIDTGSLEEAVRVAAEMAEVRSTVRA from the coding sequence ATGCCTCCCCGTCTGCTGCTGACCAGCGGAGAGCCGGCCGGCATCGGCCCGGACCTGTGCGTGCTGCTGGCCGGTCGCCCGGCTCGCTGCAGCATCACGGTGCTGGGCGATCCCGGGCTGCTGGAAAGCCGGGCGCGCCTGCTCGGCGTCCCACTCGAACTGCGCCCGGTTGTGTCCGGCGGCGCCGTACCGCCGCATGAACGAGGCGTGCTGCACGTCCTGCCGACCCGCCAGCGGCCGGGCACCGCGCCCGGAAAGCTCGATCCGGCCAATGCCGCCTATGTGCTCGAAACCATCTCCGAAGGCGCGCGAGCCTGTCTGGCAGGGCGTTACGACGCCCTCGTCACGGCCCCGGTGCAGAAATCCGTCATCAACGATGCCGGCATCGCCTTCACCGGCCACACGGAATTCATTGCGGAGATCACCGGCGGCTGGCCCGTGATGATGCTGGCGACCGAAGGTTTACGGGTTGCGCTGGCCACCACTCATCTGCCTCTGGCCGAGGTGAGCCGGGCCATCACCGTCGAGCGGCTGACGCGGACGCTGCGGGTCCTCCACGACGATCTGGTCCGCCGCTTCGGTCTTCCCCGGCCGCGTATCCTGGTCTGCGGGCTCAATCCGCATGCGGGCGAGGGCGGGCATCTGGGAGGCGAGGAAATCACCGTGATCGAGCCGGTGCTCGCGCGGCTGCGGCAGGAGGGGATGGACCTGACCGGCCCGCTGCCGGCCGACACCCTGTTTCTCCCCCGGAATCTCGAGCGCGCCGACGCGGTGCTGGCCATGTATCACGACCAGGGTCTGCCGGTGCTGAAATATGCGGGATTCGGCCGGGCGGTGAACATCACCCTGGGGCTCCCCATCATCCGCACCTCGGTGGACCACGGCACGGCGTTGGACCTGGCCGGCACCGGCCGGATCGACACCGGCAGCCTGGAAGAGGCCGTCCGGGTCGCGGCGGAGATGGCCGAAGTCCGGTCGACGGTGCGGGCATGA